Proteins from a single region of Shinella zoogloeoides:
- a CDS encoding TMEM43 family protein: MSFTETTTTSWFARLKGALIRILVGFLLLFACVWLLFWNEGRSVKTYKALVEGAGLVVSVDNGSVDPANEGKLVHISGPVKPVGVPEDDMLGVSADGAVGLRRIVEMYQWVESSQSETRKQLGGGEETVTTYTYRKEWNQREISSSSFRQPGHDNPQMPIDGASFAVPTATIGAFSLEGRTLAGLGDDRPVPLTAVEAGRLGEAVTIGRPLSTISGQAVFSFDPQNPQIGDIRIRFERSDIAEASFVGAQRGNSLAPYRTTNGRNLFLSRVGIADAAVMFDAAQSENTTITWLVRVGGLIGLFIGFSFILSILGVIADVVPFVGSIVRFGTTAIALIFTLLLGPAVIAIAWIAYRPLIAIAVLAAGIALAAGILYLRRGKGAATTAAPA; this comes from the coding sequence ATGAGCTTTACGGAAACGACGACCACGTCCTGGTTCGCCAGGCTGAAAGGGGCGCTGATCAGGATTCTGGTCGGCTTCCTCCTGCTGTTCGCCTGCGTGTGGCTTCTCTTCTGGAACGAGGGCCGCTCCGTGAAGACCTACAAGGCGCTCGTCGAGGGCGCCGGTCTTGTCGTTTCGGTTGATAACGGCAGCGTCGATCCGGCCAACGAGGGCAAGCTGGTGCATATTTCCGGGCCGGTGAAACCCGTCGGCGTGCCTGAGGACGACATGCTCGGCGTTTCCGCAGACGGGGCCGTGGGGCTGCGGCGCATCGTCGAGATGTATCAGTGGGTGGAAAGCTCGCAATCCGAGACGCGCAAGCAGCTCGGCGGCGGCGAGGAGACCGTCACCACCTACACCTATCGCAAGGAATGGAACCAGCGGGAGATCAGCTCCAGCAGCTTCCGCCAGCCCGGCCACGACAATCCGCAAATGCCCATCGACGGCGCGAGCTTCGCCGTGCCCACGGCAACGATCGGCGCCTTCAGCCTGGAGGGCCGTACGCTCGCGGGCCTCGGCGACGATCGCCCCGTACCGCTCACGGCCGTCGAGGCGGGCCGACTTGGCGAGGCGGTGACGATCGGCAGACCGCTCTCGACCATTTCCGGCCAGGCGGTCTTCTCCTTCGATCCGCAGAACCCGCAGATCGGCGATATCCGCATCCGCTTCGAGCGATCCGACATTGCCGAGGCGAGCTTCGTCGGCGCGCAGCGCGGCAACAGCCTCGCCCCCTACAGGACCACGAACGGACGCAACCTCTTCCTCAGCCGGGTCGGCATCGCCGACGCCGCCGTCATGTTCGATGCCGCGCAGAGCGAGAACACCACCATAACCTGGCTGGTGCGGGTTGGCGGCCTCATCGGTCTCTTCATCGGCTTCTCGTTCATCCTCTCCATTCTCGGCGTGATCGCCGATGTGGTGCCCTTCGTCGGCTCCATCGTGCGCTTCGGCACCACGGCCATCGCGCTCATCTTCACGCTGCTGCTCGGCCCGGCCGTCATCGCCATCGCCTGGATCGCCTATCGCCCGCTCATCGCCATCGCGGTCCTGGCCGCCGGCATTGCGCTGGCGGCGGGCATCCTCTATCTGCGGCGCGGCAAGGGCGCGGCCACGACCGCCGCGCCGGCATAG
- a CDS encoding DUF2934 domain-containing protein: protein MAQDREDRIRKRAYQLWQQEGSPQGRPDDHWLQAEREIDHGNGEIEGDDQPNLAALREAARQHTDTFLVKTDLEDADQREATPGMREQP, encoded by the coding sequence ATGGCACAGGACCGCGAAGACCGCATCCGCAAACGCGCCTATCAACTCTGGCAGCAGGAGGGTTCGCCGCAAGGCCGCCCGGACGACCACTGGCTTCAGGCCGAACGGGAAATCGACCACGGCAACGGCGAAATCGAGGGCGACGACCAGCCGAACCTCGCAGCCCTGCGCGAAGCCGCCCGCCAGCACACCGACACCTTCCTCGTGAAAACCGATCTGGAAGACGCGGATCAGCGCGAGGCGACACCGGGGATGCGCGAGCAGCCGTGA
- a CDS encoding trimeric intracellular cation channel family protein, whose product MPILEFLDYTGVAVFAATGALSASRKQLDIIGFLFLAAATGIGGGTFRDVILGATPVFWVVNPTYLIVCVAVALLVFVLAHRIESRYRLLLWLDAMGVSAYCVMGAAKGFAATGSPTVAITTGVLTASFGGIIRDLLANEPSVLLRPEIYVTAAMIGAAAFTAATVAGAPLWLASVIGIGAAFLVRGGALRFGWRFPVYRPRPGRHPDDVM is encoded by the coding sequence GTGCCGATCCTGGAATTTCTGGACTATACGGGAGTTGCCGTCTTCGCCGCGACGGGCGCGCTCTCGGCCTCGCGCAAGCAGCTCGACATCATCGGCTTCCTGTTCCTCGCCGCCGCGACGGGCATCGGCGGCGGCACGTTCCGCGACGTGATCCTCGGCGCGACGCCCGTCTTCTGGGTGGTGAACCCGACCTATCTCATCGTCTGCGTCGCGGTCGCGCTTCTCGTCTTCGTGCTCGCCCACCGCATCGAGTCGCGCTATCGCCTCCTGCTCTGGCTGGATGCCATGGGCGTTTCGGCCTATTGCGTCATGGGCGCGGCCAAGGGCTTTGCGGCGACGGGTTCGCCGACCGTCGCCATCACCACCGGCGTGCTGACGGCAAGCTTCGGCGGCATCATCCGCGATCTGCTCGCCAACGAGCCGTCCGTGCTGCTGAGGCCGGAAATCTACGTCACGGCGGCGATGATCGGCGCGGCGGCCTTCACGGCGGCGACGGTGGCCGGCGCGCCGCTCTGGCTGGCATCGGTGATCGGCATCGGCGCAGCCTTCCTCGTGCGCGGCGGCGCGCTCCGCTTCGGCTGGCGCTTTCCGGTCTACCGGCCGCGGCCGGGCCGGCATCCCGACGATGTGATGTGA
- the irrA gene encoding iron response transcriptional regulator IrrA, whose product MTHAHETPIEERLRHSGLRPTRQRVALGDLLFAKGDRHLTVEELHEEAVTAGVPVSLATVYNTLHQFTEAGLIRVLAVEGSKTYFDTNISDHHHFFVEGENHVLDIPVSNLEIGNLPEPPEGMEIAHVDVVIRLRPRKA is encoded by the coding sequence ATGACGCATGCACACGAGACGCCCATCGAAGAGCGCCTGCGCCATAGCGGCCTGCGCCCCACGCGCCAGCGCGTGGCTCTGGGCGACCTGCTGTTCGCCAAGGGCGACCGCCACCTGACGGTGGAAGAACTGCACGAAGAGGCCGTCACGGCCGGCGTGCCGGTGTCGCTGGCGACCGTCTACAACACGCTGCACCAGTTCACCGAGGCTGGCCTGATCCGCGTTCTGGCGGTCGAGGGCTCGAAGACCTATTTCGACACCAACATTTCCGACCACCACCATTTCTTCGTGGAAGGCGAGAACCATGTTCTCGACATTCCCGTGAGCAATCTCGAGATCGGCAACCTGCCGGAGCCGCCGGAAGGCATGGAGATCGCGCATGTAGACGTGGTCATCCGCCTGCGCCCGCGCAAGGCCTGA
- a CDS encoding YdcF family protein yields MTFYISKIFWLLAQPLSLALFLILAGLVAGFLKWNRMRTLASVAAALLLFVTLFTSAGAVLLQKLEDRIARAELPAGGPACIITLGGGFESEVVTARGGFEMTQAGDRFVETLRLALEFPQARILISGGDGSLSGAYDGDAIVGPRFLEAFGVPATRVIRETQSRDTFENAGNTQDLLKENGLENCLLVTSAFHMPRSVGLFRKLGLTVLPWPTDYRTTGTARLGLDVTQPSINAQLITTALREWTGLAFYRLAGRTDAFLPQ; encoded by the coding sequence GTGACGTTCTATATTTCCAAGATCTTCTGGCTTCTCGCCCAGCCGCTTTCCCTCGCCCTGTTCCTCATCCTCGCCGGGCTGGTTGCCGGTTTCCTGAAGTGGAACCGCATGCGCACCCTCGCGAGCGTGGCGGCGGCGCTCCTGCTGTTCGTCACGCTCTTCACCTCGGCCGGCGCCGTCCTGCTGCAAAAGCTGGAGGACCGCATTGCCCGTGCGGAACTGCCCGCCGGCGGGCCGGCCTGCATCATCACACTCGGCGGCGGCTTCGAATCGGAAGTCGTCACGGCGCGCGGAGGCTTCGAAATGACCCAGGCCGGCGACCGCTTCGTGGAGACGCTGCGGCTCGCGCTGGAATTTCCACAGGCGCGCATCCTGATCTCCGGCGGCGACGGCTCGCTGAGCGGGGCCTATGACGGAGACGCCATCGTCGGGCCGCGCTTCCTCGAAGCATTCGGCGTGCCGGCGACGCGGGTGATCCGGGAGACGCAATCGCGCGATACGTTCGAGAATGCCGGCAACACGCAGGACCTCCTGAAAGAGAACGGCCTCGAAAACTGTCTGCTTGTGACGTCGGCCTTCCATATGCCGCGCTCGGTCGGCCTTTTCCGCAAGCTGGGACTTACGGTTCTGCCCTGGCCGACGGACTACCGCACGACCGGAACGGCACGCCTGGGGCTGGACGTCACCCAGCCCTCGATCAACGCGCAACTGATAACGACGGCGCTGCGCGAATGGACGGGCCTTGCCTTCTATCGTCTGGCGGGCCGGACAGACGCCTTCCTGCCGCAATAG
- the fabA gene encoding 3-hydroxyacyl-[acyl-carrier-protein] dehydratase FabA: MTTRQSSYNYEEILSCGRGELFGPGNAQLPLPPMLMVHRITDISETGGAFDKGYIRAAYDVKPDDWYFPCHFQGNPIMPGCLGLDGMWQLTGFFLGWLGEPGRGMALSTGEVKFKGMVRPDTKLLEYGIDFKRVMRGRLVLGTADGWLKADGETIYQATDLRVGLSKDKEA; encoded by the coding sequence ATGACGACCAGGCAATCCAGCTACAACTATGAGGAAATCCTGTCCTGCGGCCGCGGCGAGCTTTTCGGCCCCGGCAACGCGCAGCTTCCCCTGCCGCCCATGCTGATGGTCCACCGCATCACCGACATTTCCGAAACGGGCGGCGCCTTCGACAAGGGCTATATCCGCGCCGCATACGACGTGAAGCCGGACGACTGGTACTTCCCCTGTCACTTCCAGGGCAACCCGATCATGCCGGGGTGCCTCGGCCTCGACGGCATGTGGCAGCTCACGGGCTTCTTCCTCGGCTGGCTCGGCGAGCCGGGCCGCGGCATGGCGCTTTCCACCGGCGAAGTGAAGTTCAAGGGCATGGTTCGTCCGGACACCAAGCTTCTGGAATACGGCATCGACTTCAAGCGCGTCATGCGCGGCCGCCTCGTGCTCGGCACGGCGGACGGCTGGCTGAAGGCCGATGGCGAGACCATCTATCAGGCGACCGACCTGCGCGTCGGCCTGTCGAAGGACAAGGAAGCCTGA